gagcaaaaaaacctaccctttctgatacctagttgtggaaatgcagctatctcttggcggggtagcgtgagttgctatgtcAGTGGCGggcttgacctttgacccgcatagcaactcacgctaccccgccaacagatagctgcgtttccacagctatctgataccatatattacaataccatacgtatacagatatgactcactcgccttgcgtaccagtGGTACCAACAGGGGTATCATGaattgtaaaacgctatcaatacggagcaaagtgagtacaacgaacagcatgtctttgaatgtccgaaccgagatcgtccgaaaatagtcacactgagtgtacgggGACGACCTTGCAGTGGGACCGGGTAGGGGTCGTTGATGGCCGTTGTCTGTGTACCTAtcgaagccatagtattcacatggtgtcgccgttgctctcgatcatgacagaaaaacagtcaaaattttgaaagctgtcgaatttaatgcaacatatatcGGAAGAGGTGCAACAGAACCAGAGGATCTCAGGCCCTGAAAGCtcgattgtgtacacacagacaatgaggagcttacgacccgacatgactttgtaaaacgtattcgtgattggctaattctgatcatatgttctcatgaataattaattaacccccattcatacttccgcagtttcccggcgtaatctgccagagcttgatttttgcgtaggtcagcggagcggaaattattgctctggcctgCGAGAATGGTAAAGTCGGTAGCAGTTGCTAGACCGTCTACCTAAAAGGTGGTCTGCTAGCCGttgagctggtatggcatgaacccagcggctgaatgaatgaatgaatgaatgaatgggagcgatgagacaaaggcttgattatgtagtgtcgtgtgcaaacgtggctgattggctgggaaggaggattgataacagtcatgggtagaagagccgattggctaaggggatgacagtgaagatgtaaggaaggcagatagctaggtgtaatcacaaaacacatctgtgataaaacacagattccacatTGTACAACCTTACCCTTGTCTAGTTTGTGCCTATTATTTTACCCTagtatttcaaggaaaacagtccatatctgttaatttCCCTCCCTAATCcgcttcattaatttgttctgccgatcactaaCGTAGGGGCTTATcgtcctgaccaaataactcgttagctactcataaggtagtagacggacTACTTTTTGCTCGTGTAATTATTCTCATCATGGCTGATATGACATACTCTTCGTTATGTCATTACTTCTTTAGTTGTATAAGATCCTTCAGAATCGATtcttcattatatatatataaaatcttGTATAGTCAGCTCACTTTCAATACCCTGACTTATGGGCGAATAATTTTGTTTGGCATTCATACACGCAGAGAATTGATGCCCAGGAACTTGGGAGGATTCCAGTGCCACGTTTCTGCTTCCCTCACAATAGTTTCAAATTTCATGAGATTGACGCTGTTACTTTTCTCTTGctcttttgtttgtgtttgcgGTTTTTcggattttgttttgatttttatttgtaCTGCGTGGGATTCTGCTCGGTACTTCTCATTTGTAGCTGAGGTACTTCACGCATGCGCGACTGCGGTCCTCTCACCGGCCCTGGCTGTatcgtttttattttgtatgattACGAGGATAGGTCTTACACCGTTTGTTGGTTTTCCTAATGCCTCTTTCTCTTGCAGATTAAAATTTGTCTCACCAAGAGTACCTCGTACAATTGGTACTTTGCATCTCTGACCTCTCCCTTCGCTCAGTTCTTCGAGTACTTCGAGTAAAGCCATATCAATAATACCATGTGATGAAACATCAACGCAGGTTCATTAATTCcatgaaataattaaaatttacGCAATTTATGTCTTaaagtaaattatttatttactgtaTCATCGATATGGACATCGAGATTAATATTGTGCAATCAAAGACAGTTATTGGCATTTAATTTGAGAAATTAGTCAAGTCTGGCTTGAGGTacgccttaaggtagtatgcacctcgaaagtgaaagacttaaacttttgctctaactttcctcaaggaatcttttaatcattctctttcaaaataaagaatagaatagggggtcaacgtgcaaattttggtactagagaaacaaattacccaagatttaccgatattagaaattcaaaatggccgccatccctgtgttaactctatatagaaaaaaaaaatttcgaatttcaaaaaactaagccggtgaaaagttttctttcaacaagagctttaaaatgaaccccacatgtggtatatcggaagagaattgtaaaagtttgagagtctgaacgctgtccccgaggtgcgttctaccttaagctaGAAGTATGTCAAATTACATTCTCTTGACATCTACAGTGAAATGCCATGGCAGGAAGTTATATGTGACCATTGAATTAAAAAAGGGAATATGCACTGTACGGATGCTTGTGCTATCTGTAttgaatgagagagagagagagagagagagagagagagagagagagagagagagagagagagagagatggcaAAGGAAAGGAAAATAATGAGCGCTCAGCTATAAAAAGCTAGTCTTACCTGGTCCATTTGTTAAGGAAGTCCGTTTTAACTCTGAAAGATAAACATTTTACACGGATTCTGTAATTCGGGTCAGATGACCAAATAACCAATATACTGTATTTGTGAATTGTTTAATGCTGATGttttaccatggaaagggatgTCTGctaaaattcaatttcaagACATTCTTTGAATTAGCGAACACTGAAACCGATTAATAAAaggtataataaataataaGTAATGGATGCataattttatgtgtaaaaCTTTTTATATCATTTAACTTACTGATACAAGTTACTCCCATGGGGCGTCCCCGTTGACATTTGCAGTCTGTTCCGTTTTCTTTCCAAGATATGTTACAGTGTTCTATCAACTCAGCCTCAGCGTTACATTGGATATCACAAACAGCCAGGGAAGACAGCAACTCACTGCTAAAGTTACCCATTACTGTCCATAGGTAATTTTTGTCCACTGTCACATAGCCTACAATGTTAACAAATCAAATCATTATGCTTTAACCACAGAAGTTCGGGTATACATTTAGCGATCATTTTTCCGAAGTAGAAACTGTAGACAAATCGTAGGTATCTTGTAGAATGCTGTAAGATATATAGTATGACATGCAGTGGTGCCTTTACGGGAGTACTGATGCAATCTATATTATTGATAAAGCTCTACATTGTACATGTCCctagaaaatttaaatttcttatCTCTATCGGAAAGTACAGTAAAAGTGCACACATTAAGTTATTGTGCATCTCCATCCCATAAAATGAAAGGGTGCCAACCGCATAGATTTGCATGCATGTTCATAGATCTGTacattatatacacacatatatacacacatacatgcatgcatgcatacatgcatacatacatacatacatacatacatacatacatacatacatacatacatacatacatacatacatacatacatacatacatacatacatacatacatacatacatacatacatacatacatacatacatacggtgTCCTTGAACTTACCTTTGTGTTTACAGATAGCTCTCTTGACATTCCATCCTTCAACTTTGCCACACACAAGTCTCCATTTAGTCTCTTCATATGATCTGATTTGCACAATTCCTTCAGATGAAGTTCTGCCACCAGAAAGTCTTACTTCAACTGTCAATGAACCATTTTGTAAATGAATTAGTTTTTTTACGTGTAATCAGTCATTCAATCCCTGCACAGCGCATGCTCGAGCCAATATATGTAATTGATTTCCTCACTTGTTATGGTAGCGGTTTGGTAGAAGAAGTATTTCAACATACGTGAGAGCGGGGACCGGAATGAAAATTATGAACTTGATTTAACatacaaaaattaatgaaaatatacAACAGTTATTTATTTCAACACCAAGCACGTTAGATCTGTCATTTAAAAAGTGTAATTTAAAGTTGGATTCGGACAaacattaaaatgtcatttacaaAGTGTCATCTAAAGTAACATTTCCGTCTTTTGACATCATTTACCATAAATTAATACTGtagaaatatttaaatcagGCGGGTTTAGCGAATTTGGGCTTACGTTGAATTCGAAGCAATTGCTTCAAGAAACAGATCTTGGATTTTGTGTGGCGTACTtgagaaataaaatacataaaagaGATTATTTCATCCATAAACGATCAGTTTCTCACCTCTCCCCGAAATTACCGAGCCTTCATAAGGCGAAATGGTGTCTTAAATATACTGACTTCTAGCCACCCGGGAGTCACAATACTAAATCGCTTACTTGTaatatatgacattaaactggtccaataatcatttccctTCAAGGTAAAAtataccaggtccatgggacaattgtgatttacaaatttaagtaggaccatcctgaaccactgatagttagtggtggtaccaggtgtccggaatgggtaagcgtaccctgctagcatgctacacccgtcaggattggtcccaaaattgtctaaatattgtatgaaaagatacaggatatgaattactgtaataagtcaaagccgggaatgctgtcgttaatcatttgagtgaccgaggtgtcatatttggccacaatgtcgtcatatcaacctaacgagtctttttgttatgtatccttgtctcagtaattttgatgccaatgagctgtgtctcagttgaaaatcagtgtaggaatcacaagccctccaatacctgagaagttgagacacgtacacaccataagcaggtgcagacggaatattacttgacaagtggggataacttatgatttcaaaatcgaaatcatcccttttgtcatacagcttagtgtgtagcccattagtacccacttgtaggaacagatcaagatatgaagcagagttcctatcctctgttgtttctttgatttccaactcatcagggtaaatatgatgtaagtaatttgatatgtctatattttctagactaatcagatcatcaatatatctgtgcgtgttgttaaaacgccttgcaagtttacTTGTAAAACGAGGTTGAATTAATTTCATTTAGTAAATACTTtcttgtttaaggtagaacgctcctcggggacagatattcgcactattgaacttttaaaattccttttctgatataccacttgtgggggttcattttaaagctcttggtgtaagaaaaattctTACTGGCTTaggttttcgaaattcgaaaatttaatttttctatatagagttaacacaggaatagccgccattcaatgattttttaattttaaatatcggcaaatcttgagttatttgtttccctagtaccaaaatttgcacggtgaccctcgatttttagacttgattttgaaagagaatggttgacagatATCTTGAGGAAATTctcagcaaaaatttaagtctttcactttcgaggcgcgaactaccctAAATGGACGACACTGGTAACCTTTTAGTTAGGTTTACACACTCACAGGCTCAATCAACTTGACGGTTGATACTCAACTAGTACTCTTTAAGGCTTTCCCACTCGACTTTGGTATTTTCCCTATAACCAGTGTTCAATAacatacacaaaataaatgcatcaaCAATTACATCTAGTGAAGCTTTAATAAACTTGATCAAATAGAACTCTTAAACGTTGTTATAACTTCTCTCAGAAAATACGATAGCTGGCTTTGTAAGATACATGTGCAATGTCGATGGTCAGCTATACTAATTTTGTGTAGGAAAGCCCTGCTATCGAAGGAATCGACCTTAATAAAAGGCTAGAAGAAAATTACAATAGTCAACAATGGAGGATTCAAAGCCTTGCAGTGAAAGTTTTTTGTTTCCGGGTAATGTCAGTCTTTCGCAATAACAGTTTACCTAGACAAACATACATGCAACTCACCAGACAGCACTCCAAAGATAGAAGAGTACAAACCGAGAAGTCTTAATAGTGCTGAACTCTGTGACCATTTCAACATATTTCCCGTCTTTTGTCTCGCATACATATTCTGTATATATAATTATGCAATACTCTCGGATCCTTTCCCTTTGGCTGTTAGCTACTAGAATCGACTTCTGTGGTACCCAGGTCAGAGCCCTTTGAACAACTGACCAATGCAAGTCTACAATatgaatttacatgacaaagGGATATCGGATGCCAGATATCTGTGCCGTAAACATACGTAGTTAGTATACAAGGGCAAACTCAGACACGTGATGCGATGAGTTGGTGCATCTCAGCAAAGTCGCTTATCGGTATACTGAGATTCAGGCGAacagaaagattttgaaaaactcCTTGGAGCCGCTCAGTGGTGTACAGTTTTTGCTTATTGTTGCCTGGATGGCGGGATAAAATAATTTACTCGATGCTGTAGACAGTTGAAAGACAAATACGTCAATACAAACGTTTAATCAAGACTACCTTGGGTATTATATCACCTCTTCCTCGATAGACACTGCAGAACACTGGTTACCACTGAAATTCAACACatgttttttgagttttttttatTCGGGTACCTAATCATCGTGATTTGGTCACTCAAGAGGAAATTAAGCATTTACAAGAATACATAGTCCATCAAAATAAATTGTTATTCTTAGGAGTGAAATTGCTCATGAAAGAGGATGTTACTCCCTTTTCACCACACCAAGTGGGACAGAGTACGCATTCAAACGACCAAGACTGACTCAGATTTATATTTGTCACAAACAAGAATAAAGGGCGTAAACCGTCGACGTCTCGTCAGAGTTTGAGGTCATGACCCAAGAATGAACAATACATGAGATATATAGTCCAACTCGGTGTTATGTCCGAGCAGTGATTAATCACTTGCTGCATGTCACGGTGTAATTACCGTACTTTGCTCTGTGCGGCTTGAACAGCTTCAGGCATTTATGGGACAAcacactgtccctccaaaatTGTGGACGGACTATGGATAACACAATCATCAATTAAGGGGAAGAGATCTACCAGGAATATTGCGTTTTCATTTGCAAGAGGAGTTTCTACAGGGCAGTGGTCTCATGTTTACGTCAcgaaatcggggggggggggggggcatacaCACATTTCGTGACGTAAACATGAGACCATTACCTTCAAAAGGTTTGAAGTGCCTTCCAAAGGAAAATCTAATTTCTAACTTTGGTTGACTAGATGTCGGCACGGTTTTGCTTTGGAATAAATTGTGTTTTGGGTTTAAATTGATATGTATGATGGCACTATGGTAACAAATGTCTGACTCGTAGTGACCTGTAGCAACTTATATTGTTTTTAATATGCAGCTGcgcaaacaacaacacaatggATATTTAACCTTAACCTCTTCATTAGTGGTGGAACACACGTACGTGACAGTGGTTTGACTAAACTGAGCGGTAAGTTATTATATTCGCGTTCATTTCTCGGAGAAGATATTTGCATATACCTACTACAGCACGGCTAATGAAAAGATTTGACTGAAAGAatgattttttattcaattCCGGTATTCACATATTCTATTGAGGCGCACTTCAACAACCTCCTCCAGGCCCTCAAAAAGCAATTATCAGATATAATAGACTATAGGAAAAATATTGGCAatcttcacattttttacagtcTTCATTATTTACTAAGTAAGCATATCCCTCACGGTGTGATTTGAAATGTTTCTTGTTAAGTAAATTGCATTTCTGCGTAGACCTTTaacattgttttatttgaaaaaaagcaCTTTGGCCCAAAAAATTGAGAGTAGAGAGAATATTGAGGTACGCGTCACTCACTTTCTTTAAATGTTAAGAGAATGAAGAATGAATCATAATGACATTATAATTTAATCCAATGGCTCTGATGttaataataaattaaattaaataatttttcaaataaaagtaTCGCATTTTAAgacttttattttgaataacatCTAACTTTTTATCAGTGACATAGAACTTTCATAAGAAAACAGGACCAAAGCTGCGACTTTCtataatttttccaatatttgtATGCAATATATGTTTCTTGCTATCACCCAGCAGCAAGTTGGAAAACGCAATattcaaattgtcaacaaagcctgtacatgtacatgctatCGTTGAAggttgaattagagtccagactgaaatttaTCTATCACCGATCCACATAGTCTGTggtggcaagctgaatactgagtagttaaggtagtatgcacctcgaaagtgaaagacctaaaattttgctcaaattttcactgaggaatctttcaaccattctctttcaaaatcaggaataaaaattatgtgtcaccttgcaaattttggtacaagagaaacaaataactcaagatttaccgatattaaaaattaaaaatggccgccatccctgtgtttactctctggagaaaaataaaattttcgaagtttgaaaaacaaagccggtgaaaagttttcttacaccaagagctttaaaatgaaccccaacaagtggtatatcagaaaaaaattgtaaaatttgctggtCCAAGcttgtgtccccgaggcgcgttctaccctTATCTTACTGTAAAAAGCTGAACAAGTATCCGGTTGATGCTGAACAAAAAAAACTGCCAAATGTAGTTTATTCAGCTACTGGCCCTCTATATGCCAATCGGATAATAAAGAGTGATGATAACaataaaaatgacagaataATTACTTTAACATTATCTAAGTATATAAATTCGCGTTCTATCTAGACACAAAGAGAAGAGATGTTCCATTTAAACTGATTAAACGGATCTTACAGTTCACTGCAACCACCACTACTACTATCAGCAACAGCAACAGCGCCATCACTGTTGCTACGGCCACTTTTTTATGAAACTTAAGGAGACAAAGtcgaccatttttcatgaattttgtttgatacgagatactacttatattgtttgacatgttgaaagatactgaatgaatggttgaccatgcatatattcgaccccggttttagacaaattaaatgaaaccatcgcttAAAAGAGTTAATGTTtttgaccattaattcattctcgCGATAGTTTcgtgtatcgtgtctaaaaccggggtcgaacaTGGTCACCCAtatattcagtatctttcaacatgtcaaaaaatatttagaggttattacccaatatcgcctgttcctgtgtcgtatcagcatgagtgtcatttgtgctgcgtcagacacgagacgaagtcgagtgtctgacgcagcacaaatgacacgaatgctgatacgacacaaggaacaggcgatattgggtaataaccgatttatcatatacccatgcccataattttagggaatttttacgaatagaacgaaaaacctttaattttgaggctttactttattacgccttgcgcataaatatcagaatgtttatgtgaacaggcttcattcataaagtatacgacgaagatgtcaacatcacgcgcgacatagGTGCAAGTCGTCcttatctcaatgaaacccaagaagaaagacaccgggatacaaaactcgtcatacagaaggagcattttaaggtgcaatatgctagtacaactgtaaccgatcaaaaactgctcagctttaaatctatcctgatttcgatcgtcgtacggcacggagctcgcgcggagaggggacgccattttgttagtttacctttagagttgccatgtcaacagtcgtcgcgcgcgcgacatcgctgtcacgccacgcgctcactacttgttcggtggagaccgtgcacagtgccgaaGCCGAgtgaacggcagaatgtttgctggaacttcaccaaaaaaataccatgggaaaacatttcaaaactcaacgtgatatttccgtattttgcaaccagaaatacccgtgttcctcgtagcccttcaagtttttacgtcggcgacatcgcttcgcaggcggggagcggcagccattttgttgtttacgttgt
The DNA window shown above is from Ptychodera flava strain L36383 chromosome 5, AS_Pfla_20210202, whole genome shotgun sequence and carries:
- the LOC139132879 gene encoding uncharacterized protein isoform X3 translates to MYARQKTGNMLKWSQSSALLRLLGLYSSIFGVLSVEVRLSGGRTSSEGIVQIRSYEETKWRLVCGKVEGWNVKRAICKHKGYVTVDKNYLWTVMGNFSSELLSSLAVCDIQCNAEAELIEHCNISWKENGTDCKCQRGRPMGVTCIKLKRTSLTNGPAPWFGGATWRHSTKRQERREDIGAYVNAGITVEDSVYMTLQLNEMNQSTYESLNSAMRDHGRNETSV
- the LOC139132879 gene encoding uncharacterized protein isoform X2; the protein is MYARQKTGNMLKWSQSSALLRLLVEVRLSGGRTSSEGIVQIRSYEETKWRLVCGKVEGWNVKRAICKHKGYVTVDKNYLWTVMGNFSSELLSSLAVCDIQCNAEAELIEHCNISWKENGTDCKCQRGRPMGVTCIKLKRTSLTNGPVGCTIGVTVPLVLTSILVIVAIIIRQRRHSTKRQERREDIGAYVNAGITVEDSVYMTLQLNEMNQSTYESLNSAMRDHGRNETSV
- the LOC139132879 gene encoding uncharacterized protein isoform X1, whose translation is MYARQKTGNMLKWSQSSALLRLLGLYSSIFGVLSVEVRLSGGRTSSEGIVQIRSYEETKWRLVCGKVEGWNVKRAICKHKGYVTVDKNYLWTVMGNFSSELLSSLAVCDIQCNAEAELIEHCNISWKENGTDCKCQRGRPMGVTCIKLKRTSLTNGPVGCTIGVTVPLVLTSILVIVAIIIRQRRHSTKRQERREDIGAYVNAGITVEDSVYMTLQLNEMNQSTYESLNSAMRDHGRNETSV